One genomic segment of [Eubacterium] eligens ATCC 27750 includes these proteins:
- a CDS encoding helix-turn-helix domain-containing protein — MSTFAKALTYYLAVKGKTQQDLINDLHYSSSTVSQWCTGKNTPRMDRIEAVATYLGIDATDLLRDPEIFSQEKFSTDPALISKILESKPSLYDLFKLSISLSDKDLELLKGLAQRINELQNLKEE; from the coding sequence ATGAGTACATTTGCTAAAGCACTTACCTACTACCTAGCGGTAAAAGGTAAAACTCAGCAAGATCTAATCAACGATCTCCACTACAGCTCCTCTACAGTTTCTCAATGGTGTACTGGAAAGAACACTCCTAGAATGGATAGGATTGAGGCTGTAGCAACTTATCTAGGGATAGATGCTACGGATCTCCTAAGAGATCCAGAGATTTTCTCACAGGAAAAGTTTTCTACTGATCCTGCTTTAATCTCAAAGATCTTAGAGAGTAAGCCCTCTCTATACGATTTATTTAAGCTATCTATCTCACTATCAGATAAGGATCTGGAGCTACTTAAGGGATTAGCTCAACGCATCAATGAGCTACAAAATCTTAAAGAGGAGTAA
- a CDS encoding toprim domain-containing protein, which translates to MITIWKTPIVATVEQVLKDLKLQLYGAGLLKEIKNTGSDLMCTCPFHANGKEHNPSCGVLLQQKVTKDKTYEAGTVHCYTCGYTADLPQFVADLLGLSSPVEGFKWLVNQYNYQTEERELPDLDMYRGSIAKSSVLEESLVKQYTQNLLQSEEACRYLHKRRIANWVLEAYELGFDPEDKTVLFPVRGMDGKVIFYKGRSIAGKHFYNAKEVDKTSVVFGLWEILNGSFSWGTADQIEEVWITESEIDALSLISYGVPAVAIMGSHISEEQCKELERTPFRRFVLATDNDDAGRKGASQIKRLLIPKGFRFINLKWHTSLKDINDLVKEYGDGWKDHLTGY; encoded by the coding sequence GTGATAACGATCTGGAAAACTCCAATAGTAGCCACAGTAGAGCAGGTACTTAAGGATCTTAAGCTCCAGCTCTACGGAGCAGGGCTACTTAAGGAGATTAAAAACACAGGATCGGATCTTATGTGTACTTGCCCTTTTCACGCAAACGGTAAGGAGCATAACCCATCTTGCGGAGTGCTCCTACAGCAAAAGGTAACAAAGGATAAGACCTACGAGGCTGGTACGGTGCATTGCTACACCTGTGGATACACAGCGGATCTACCTCAGTTTGTAGCAGATCTGTTAGGGCTGAGTAGCCCAGTAGAGGGCTTTAAGTGGCTAGTAAATCAGTACAACTACCAGACGGAGGAGAGAGAGCTCCCAGATCTGGATATGTACAGAGGATCCATAGCTAAATCCTCAGTACTGGAGGAGAGCTTAGTAAAGCAGTACACACAGAACCTCCTACAGAGTGAGGAGGCGTGTAGGTACTTACATAAAAGGCGGATAGCTAACTGGGTGTTAGAGGCTTATGAGCTGGGGTTTGATCCAGAGGATAAAACAGTACTTTTCCCTGTAAGGGGCATGGATGGGAAAGTGATCTTTTACAAAGGCAGGAGCATAGCTGGAAAGCATTTTTATAACGCAAAAGAGGTAGATAAAACCTCCGTAGTGTTTGGGCTCTGGGAGATCCTTAACGGATCTTTTAGCTGGGGTACAGCGGATCAGATAGAGGAGGTTTGGATTACAGAGAGTGAGATAGATGCTCTCAGCCTTATCTCTTATGGAGTACCAGCGGTAGCCATCATGGGATCACATATCTCAGAGGAGCAGTGTAAAGAGCTGGAGCGTACACCTTTTAGGCGGTTCGTACTTGCCACAGATAACGATGATGCAGGGAGAAAAGGAGCCTCCCAGATCAAGAGGTTACTGATACCTAAAGGTTTTCGGTTTATCAACCTCAAATGGCATACGAGCCTAAAGGACATTAACGATCTTGTCAAAGAGTACGGAGATGGCTGGAAAGACCATCTCACAGGATATTAA
- a CDS encoding MerR family transcriptional regulator, with the protein MRAITIDADTGKRVYTRKEVADLVGASTQSIRLWEDAGAIPASVRDEGGYRYWYEEDLEAIKAYASLPRKAKLKK; encoded by the coding sequence ATGAGAGCGATAACAATAGATGCAGATACAGGAAAAAGAGTATACACAAGGAAAGAGGTAGCGGATCTGGTAGGAGCCTCTACTCAATCTATCCGCCTCTGGGAAGATGCTGGAGCTATTCCAGCCAGTGTAAGAGATGAGGGAGGCTATAGATACTGGTATGAGGAGGATCTGGAGGCTATAAAGGCTTATGCCTCATTACCGAGAAAAGCAAAACTTAAAAAGTAG
- a CDS encoding Rha family transcriptional regulator — protein MTITSKEVAEMLGKRHDNLLRAIRKYITQLGDEAPKYFSEDPDKGGRLYHITKAGCDLMAGRIIGAQSEAFKTKYVPVFGEEAPVEVVEEKQEEPQEKAYTVEEVAQILGCSERNVYRNIQSGKLEAVEREVMIPTLKKFVTEEALEKYKAGRAS, from the coding sequence ATGACGATTACAAGTAAGGAAGTAGCGGAGATGCTGGGAAAGAGGCACGATAACCTTTTAAGAGCGATCCGCAAATATATTACACAGTTAGGAGATGAGGCTCCTAAGTATTTCTCAGAGGATCCAGATAAGGGTGGTAGATTGTACCACATTACTAAGGCTGGCTGTGATCTTATGGCAGGGCGTATTATCGGAGCTCAGAGTGAGGCTTTTAAGACTAAGTATGTTCCAGTGTTTGGAGAGGAGGCTCCTGTAGAGGTGGTAGAGGAAAAGCAGGAGGAGCCACAGGAGAAAGCCTACACAGTAGAGGAGGTAGCCCAGATCTTAGGCTGTAGTGAGAGAAATGTATACAGAAATATCCAGAGCGGAAAGCTGGAGGCTGTAGAGCGTGAGGTAATGATCCCTACTCTTAAGAAGTTTGTAACAGAGGAGGCTCTGGAAAAATATAAAGCAGGGAGGGCTAGTTAA
- a CDS encoding helix-turn-helix transcriptional regulator has translation MNYFEMKWRLSACRIQAGYSQAEVAEILGCSDKTIVSWETGKTAPKMEKAQELSDLYGIPLAYMDFSKAGNSTPLRERESETQIPAF, from the coding sequence ATGAACTACTTTGAAATGAAATGGAGGCTCTCCGCTTGCAGGATACAGGCAGGATACTCACAGGCAGAGGTAGCAGAGATCTTAGGTTGTAGTGATAAGACTATTGTTAGCTGGGAAACAGGTAAGACAGCTCCTAAGATGGAGAAAGCACAGGAGCTTAGTGATCTGTACGGTATCCCTCTGGCTTATATGGATTTTTCAAAGGCTGGAAACTCTACACCTCTTAGAGAGCGTGAGAGTGAGACACAGATCCCAGCTTTTTAA
- a CDS encoding helix-turn-helix domain-containing protein encodes MAKQIKVREDNYFAVQGWMVTELKLKGNALMLYAIIYGFSQTTNTAFTGSVDYLCEWLGGVSRPTIINTLDNLVKQGLLTKSSTTKGALIYNSYTALRPSKKILSDEDPTSKKTLPDTSKNFLLNKDSKDNIEKSISKEMEGKAPKKRSYSTILEDPVNKFVKEALSKFIQYCRGKNYTPKVTTVEKFASTLRDNAGEDPVVALAIVDQSIDKGWKDLYPLKNYGRQGKPTAISKKFSGNTLKDAEGKDIVFK; translated from the coding sequence ATGGCAAAACAGATAAAAGTAAGAGAGGATAATTACTTTGCTGTACAGGGCTGGATGGTAACAGAGCTAAAACTAAAGGGTAACGCACTTATGCTCTATGCGATCATCTACGGATTTTCTCAGACTACTAACACAGCTTTTACAGGGAGTGTAGATTACCTCTGTGAGTGGCTGGGTGGTGTATCAAGACCTACGATAATTAACACTTTAGATAACCTAGTTAAGCAGGGGCTCCTCACTAAGAGTAGTACCACTAAAGGAGCTCTCATTTACAACAGCTATACAGCTTTAAGACCGAGTAAAAAAATTTTATCCGATGAAGATCCAACGAGTAAAAAAACTTTACCCGATACGAGTAAAAATTTTTTACTCAATAAAGATAGTAAAGATAATATAGAAAAATCCATCTCTAAAGAGATGGAGGGCAAAGCCCCTAAAAAGAGATCTTATAGTACTATCTTAGAGGATCCTGTTAATAAGTTTGTGAAAGAGGCTCTTAGTAAATTTATACAGTACTGTAGGGGTAAAAATTATACTCCTAAAGTAACTACGGTAGAAAAGTTTGCTAGTACTCTTAGAGATAATGCTGGAGAAGATCCTGTAGTGGCTCTGGCTATTGTGGATCAGAGTATAGATAAGGGATGGAAAGATCTCTATCCACTTAAGAACTATGGTAGACAGGGAAAGCCTACAGCGATCAGTAAAAAATTTAGTGGTAATACCCTTAAAGATGCTGAGGGTAAAGATATTGTGTTTAAGTAA
- a CDS encoding helix-turn-helix domain-containing protein → MIKGQFAKNLHKAVSERGIKQVELAKVLEVPPTTVNGWMRGAHLPDIEKLMEICDYLEMPVGEMLGDHRHINDLDEVKHLMDVSLKQKAYIENLEAELNECKMLNNQLMSDLDADEGLAEICVNEFIADTIKAVKDAGVKKITVEF, encoded by the coding sequence ATGATTAAAGGACAGTTTGCAAAAAATTTACACAAAGCAGTTTCAGAGAGAGGGATTAAGCAGGTAGAGCTTGCTAAGGTGCTGGAGGTACCGCCTACTACAGTAAATGGGTGGATGAGAGGAGCCCATTTACCAGACATTGAGAAGTTAATGGAAATTTGTGATTATTTGGAAATGCCTGTAGGAGAGATGTTAGGAGATCATAGACATATTAACGATTTAGACGAGGTTAAGCATCTTATGGATGTATCGCTTAAACAGAAAGCCTATATTGAAAATTTAGAGGCGGAGCTTAATGAGTGTAAAATGTTAAATAATCAGCTTATGAGCGATCTGGATGCAGATGAGGGGCTTGCAGAAATTTGTGTGAATGAGTTTATTGCAGATACCATAAAGGCTGTAAAAGACGCTGGCGTAAAGAAGATTACGGTTGAGTTTTGA
- a CDS encoding DnaB-like helicase C-terminal domain-containing protein, whose amino-acid sequence MANMIEQSLLCKVLDAPDLEILHSNGVIEEMFLTCKDEIHFIIEHYNSYKQMPDKLTFLGRFKDFQMLEVTESTDYLVYKLKEAYTYTKLVPLIEDTAKVVKEDSIKAIQYLKEEIEKLEKSVPVSRNKDGYDIISNAGDRLTEYKKRCEVKGLIGIPTGIPKLDEITNGWLWGEDLVVLTGRTNVGKTWIGEYFATMAWNMGYKILMYSGEMSTAMVGFRFDTLNKHFSNMGLLNGSGTLGKKPDTDGAKYLQEDYEKYITQLQQKSGFIVVTPDDFEGRKPNVDEIKSLAIKHGADMIVIDQLSLMSDKRRADIPRIAYNNISEDLFLMSKELKKPVLLMAQANREAVKNRKKGESPELHDLAESDGVGQNATRVLSLSVIDGTLKISVKKNRYGINNKEVLMIWEVNTGYLKPLLSENPEESTEDKKDDKPDGEKDKGGEKDYGF is encoded by the coding sequence ATGGCTAATATGATTGAGCAGAGCTTACTCTGTAAGGTATTAGATGCTCCAGATCTGGAGATCCTCCACTCTAACGGAGTAATAGAGGAGATGTTTCTTACCTGTAAGGATGAGATCCATTTTATCATAGAGCATTACAACAGCTATAAGCAGATGCCAGATAAACTAACCTTTTTAGGCAGGTTCAAAGATTTTCAAATGCTGGAGGTTACAGAGAGTACAGATTACTTAGTATACAAGCTCAAAGAGGCTTATACATATACTAAGTTGGTGCCTCTGATTGAGGATACAGCAAAGGTAGTAAAAGAGGATAGTATTAAGGCGATCCAGTACCTCAAAGAGGAGATAGAAAAGCTGGAGAAATCCGTACCAGTGAGCAGGAATAAAGATGGCTATGATATTATCTCTAACGCTGGAGATCGCCTTACAGAGTATAAAAAGCGGTGTGAGGTAAAGGGGCTTATAGGTATTCCTACAGGTATCCCTAAGCTGGATGAGATTACTAATGGCTGGCTCTGGGGAGAGGATCTGGTAGTACTCACAGGGCGTACTAACGTAGGTAAAACATGGATTGGAGAGTACTTTGCTACGATGGCGTGGAACATGGGTTATAAGATCCTTATGTACTCTGGAGAAATGAGTACCGCTATGGTTGGTTTTCGTTTTGATACTCTCAATAAGCACTTTAGCAATATGGGGCTCCTTAATGGATCTGGTACTCTGGGAAAGAAACCAGATACAGACGGAGCAAAGTACTTACAGGAGGATTATGAGAAGTACATAACACAGCTCCAGCAAAAGAGCGGATTTATCGTAGTTACTCCAGATGATTTTGAGGGGCGTAAGCCTAATGTGGATGAGATCAAGAGCTTAGCTATTAAGCATGGGGCGGATATGATTGTAATAGATCAGCTCTCTCTTATGAGTGATAAGCGTAGGGCAGATATACCTAGAATAGCTTATAACAATATCTCAGAGGATCTCTTTTTGATGAGTAAGGAGCTCAAAAAGCCTGTACTCCTTATGGCACAGGCTAACCGTGAGGCAGTTAAGAACCGTAAAAAAGGAGAGAGCCCAGAGCTCCACGATCTGGCAGAGAGTGACGGTGTAGGACAGAACGCCACAAGAGTATTATCTTTATCCGTGATAGATGGCACTCTTAAGATCAGTGTTAAGAAAAACAGATATGGTATCAATAACAAAGAGGTGCTTATGATCTGGGAAGTAAACACAGGATACCTTAAGCCTCTCCTTAGTGAAAATCCAGAGGAGAGCACAGAGGATAAAAAGGATGATAAACCAGATGGAGAAAAGGATAAAGGAGGAGAGAAAGATTATGGTTTCTAA
- the zapE gene encoding AFG1/ZapE family ATPase — translation MKCYASDYCQKDKSSCSDVCGGYRVLRALYNLSRIPERYRYTIALKPENGEDLEAFTTLDNYKNDVLSMVDEGRGLYIWGKSTGNGKTSWACKIMSYFFRKIAFNTGLENEGLYIFLPTFLEDLRDNYDNKDPEFDEILRMIKTCRLLIIDDIGAERVTDWVRERMVSIINTRVSNNLTTIYTSNLSPEELRGELGDRIASRVLGSSQVVEITSGDRRGIING, via the coding sequence ATGAAATGCTATGCAAGTGATTATTGCCAGAAAGATAAAAGCTCCTGTAGTGATGTATGCGGAGGCTACAGAGTACTTAGAGCTTTATACAATTTAAGCAGGATCCCAGAGAGATACCGTTATACTATCGCTCTTAAGCCAGAGAATGGAGAGGATCTGGAGGCGTTTACAACTCTGGATAATTATAAAAATGATGTGCTCAGTATGGTAGATGAGGGCAGAGGTTTATATATCTGGGGAAAGAGTACAGGGAATGGTAAAACCTCATGGGCTTGTAAAATTATGAGTTACTTTTTTCGGAAGATAGCTTTTAATACAGGGCTGGAAAATGAGGGGCTATATATATTTCTCCCCACTTTTTTAGAAGATCTCAGAGATAATTATGATAATAAAGATCCAGAGTTTGATGAGATCCTTAGAATGATAAAAACCTGTAGGCTCCTTATCATAGACGATATAGGAGCAGAGAGGGTAACAGATTGGGTAAGGGAGAGGATGGTAAGTATTATAAATACCAGAGTATCTAATAACCTCACTACGATCTATACCAGTAACCTCTCTCCAGAGGAGCTTAGGGGCGAGTTAGGGGATCGGATAGCCAGTAGAGTATTAGGATCCTCACAGGTAGTAGAAATTACAAGCGGAGATAGGAGGGGGATTATAAATGGCTAA